Proteins found in one Miscanthus floridulus cultivar M001 chromosome 4, ASM1932011v1, whole genome shotgun sequence genomic segment:
- the LOC136552404 gene encoding LOW QUALITY PROTEIN: filament-like plant protein 3 (The sequence of the model RefSeq protein was modified relative to this genomic sequence to represent the inferred CDS: deleted 1 base in 1 codon): protein MDRRSWLWRRKSTDKSPAETETSASSASERITDEQDTAKSSPNSTQSPEITSKELEDDNNVKVKVLSERLSSVVLDILAKDDLVKQHSIVAEEAVLGWEKAENEIASLKAQLNAATAKNSSLEDRIVHLDGALKECVLQLRRAKDDQDQTVQDALAQQARQWESHKADLELRIVELTARLEAKSESSVAATDSDTGSRLAAVERENSALKVQLLAKTEELELRTIEKELNRRAAETASKQQLEGIKKVAKLQAECRRLQAAARRPSVNVELRRSPSSAGAESVTDCQSDCSDSWASALITELDQFRNDKSGASTRTGSLATADIGVMDDFLEMEKLASANGSSKGDAVEDASGQLAKLEEKVRKLAAEKAEREKALHEAQRERRTSRHRVTVAEEKSAELQRQLNLANGEKHAMEAEVEAAEAKRGELEGKLELARAEIAGLLDKGRILEERLESEKALTLELAAKYQDMEALEAEKRELSSQLETSRSEAKKLSDKITLMERKLEVEKALSIRLATKCHGIDALEAKKKSVELELESAREEIASLQKKASSLELRVEEEKASSAELAMRCQELEELRSQLESSNSRIVELNEKVKMLEDVIEKQRPVTVELESQLQSRHAEISSLKEDMSLLQKKLESQKNLSSAYISALGASETEKKELASRFELREKEAEELRGKMSLLEEQIHKERAQSSEFAVKCQKMEEQISCRSLLGHQLVKSVAIKDLQIRKETDLAKAAGKLADCQKTIASLSSQLKSLADFDEFLPETETSGADSADAWDSDLKLLHPATASYPTQIGCLAVT from the exons ATGGACCGTCGGAGTTGGCTGTGGCGGCGCAAGTCGACAGACAAGAGCCCCGCGGAGACCGAGACCTCGGCGTCCTCTGCATCCGAGAGGATCACTGATGAACAG GATACTGCCAAGAGCTCTCCAAATTCGACTCAGTCGCCGGAGATCACATCGAAGGAATTGGAGGACGATAACAATGTCAAGGTGAAGGTATTGAGTGAGAGGCTATCATCTGTAGTTCTGGATATCCTTGCGAAGGATGATCTCGTGAAGCAGCATTCCATAGTTGCAGAGGAGGCTGTTCTAG GATGGGAGAAGGCCGAGAACGAGATCGCGTCATTGAAGGCGCAGCTGAACGCTGCAACGGCCAAGAACTCCTCACTGGAGGACCGGATCGTCCACCTGGACGGCGCCCTCAAGGAATGCGTCCTGCAGCTCCGGCGCGCCAAGGACGATCAGGACCAGACGGTGCAGGACGCGCTAGCACAGCAAGCGCGGCAGTGGGAGTCCCACAAGGCCGACCTCGAGCTGCGCATCGTCGAGCTCACGGCGAGGCTGGAGGCCAAGTCCGAGAGCTCGGTGGCCGCCACCGACAGCGACACCGGTTCCAGGCTCGCCGCCGTAGAAAGGGAGAACTCGGCGCTGAAGGTGCAGCTGCTCGCCAAGACGGAGGAGCTGGAGCTCAGGACGATCGAGAAGGAGCTCAACCGGCGGGCTGCCGAGACGGCGAGCAAGCAGCAGCTGGAAGGCATCAAGAAGGTGGCCAAGCTCCAAGCTGAGTGCAGGAGGCTGCAGGCCGCGGCACGGAGGCCCTCCGTGAACGTCGAGCTCAGGCGTTCTCCGAGCTCGGCCGGCGCCGAGTCGGTCACGGACTGCCAGTCCGACTGCTCCGACTCATGGGCCTCGGCCCTGATCACCGAGCTCGACCAGTTCAGGAACGACAAGAGCGGCGCGAGCACCAGGACCGGGAGCCTCGCGACCGCGGACATCGGCGTCATGGACGACTTCCTCGAGATGGAGAAGCTCGCCTCCGCGAACGGCTCGTCGAAAGGCGACGCCGTCGAGGACGCGAGCGGGCAGCTGGCGAAGCTCGAGGAGAAGGTCAGGAAGCTGGCAGCCGAGAAGGCCGAGAGGGAGAAGGCCCTGCACGAGGCTCAGCGAGAGCGGAGGACTAGCCGCCACCGGGTAACGGTGGCAGAGGAGAAATCAGCCGAGCTACAGCGGCAGCTGAACCTTGCCAATGGCGAGAAACACGCCATGGAGGCCGAGGTGGAAGCTGCTGAGGCGAAGAGAGGAGAGCTTGAGGGCAAGCTCGAGCTCGCCCGTGCCGAGATCGCGGGCTTGCTGGACAAG GGACGCATCCTGGAGGAACGGCTCGAGTCTGAGAAGGCGCTGACACTTGAGCTCGCAGCCAAGTACCAGGACATGGAGGCGCTGGAGGCAGAGAAGAGGGAATTGAGTTCTCAGCTGGAGACGTCACGGTCCGAAGCCAAGAAGCTCAGCGACAAGATCACCCTGATGGAGAGGAAACTGGAGGTGGAGAAGGCCTTGTCGATCCGTCTGGCGACGAAATGCCATGGCATTGATGCTCTGGAAGCAAAGAAGAAGAGCGTCGAGCTCGAGCTGGAGTCGGCACGCGAGGAAATCGCTTCGCTGCAAAAGAAGGCTAGTAGCTTGGAACTGCGAGTCGAGGAAGAGAAAGCGTCGTCTGCGGAACTCGCAATGCGGTGCCAAGAACTGGAGGAGCTTCGATCCCAGCTGGAGTCTTCAAATTCACGGATCGTTGAGCTGAATGAGAAGGTTAAAATGCTCGAGGACGTGATCGAGAAACAGAGGCCAGTGACGGTGGAATTGGAGTCTCAGCTTCAGTCGAGGCACGCTGAAATCAGTAGCCTGAAGGAGGATATGAGCCTGTTGCAGAAGAAGCTGGAGAGCCAGAAGAACCTGTCATCAGCTTACATATCTGCACTGGGAGCTTCTGAAACTGAGAAGAAAGAACTGGCTAGTCGGTTCGAACTCAGAGAGAAAGAAGCCGAGGAATTACGTGGGAAGATGAGCTTGCTGGAGGAACAGATCCATAAAGAGAGGGCACAGTCATCCGAGTTTGCGGTAAAATGTCAGAAGATGGAAGAACAGATCTCCTGCAGATCACTTCTTGGCCACCAACTAGTGAAATCTGTGGCAATCAAAGATCTTCAGATCAGAAAG GAGACAGATCTGGCCAAGGCTGCAGGGAAACTGGCCGACTGCCAGAAGACAATAGCTTCACTGAGCAGCCAGCTGAAATCCCTGGCAGATTTCGATGAATTCCTCCCTGAAACCGAGACCAGTGGCGCTGACTCAGCCGACGCCTGGGACAGCGATCTGAAGCTGCTCCATCCTGCAACTGCAAGTTATCCCACGCAGATTGGTTGTTTGGCAGTCACATGA
- the LOC136552405 gene encoding uncharacterized protein: MPRTTVVESPGCPPLRALTTDVLGLVKVVEAHTKPAGAAKVVETWGAPDASRAIVAASLADRAADPVLAVARKNGVVELLNSLNGDALAAVKTVGPAPNDGGAEGDPLATLHLFTRQASDSIIGTFLACTVQGKASMWSITKENAASGSDVGPSATWDVCSGANLQFCSVDHGESYAMFGGKGVEVNLWDITSCSKIWSAKSPRANSLGIFTRPWFTAGTFLCKDDHRKVVACTNDHQVRLYDTALQRRPAISVDFRESPIKAVAADPNGHDVYIGTGTGDLASFDMRTGKLLGCYIGKCSGSIRSIVRHPELPLIASCGLDSYLRIWDTNTRQLLSAVFLKQHLSTVVLDSHFSVEEPGETKSKQLESSVEAEAEVRKEKKKKSKTTEDETEAQVRKEKKKKKSKTIEEDEEQVGVVDHSDINGEIYARKEKKKKKSRTIEGDEEQDSDGEMCSPKRRKSGERSKCLKKKSKRQLVV, from the exons ATGCCGCGGACCACCGTGGTGGAGAGCCCCGGCTGCCCGCCGCTCCGCGCCCTCACCACCGACGTCCTCGGTCTCGTCAAAG TCGTCGAGGCCCACACGAAGCCGGCGGGCGCCGCCAAGGTCGTCGAGACGTGGGGCGCGCCCGACGCCTCCCGCGCCATCGTCGCTGCCTCCCTCGCCGATCGCGCCGCCGACCCC GTCTTGGCTGTGGCGAGGAAGAACGGCGTG GTTGAGTTGCTGAATTCCCTGAATGGAGATGCTCTGGCTGCTGTCAAGACCGTGGGGCCAGCACCAAATGATGGTGGCGCTGAAGGTGATCCCCTCGCCACATTGCACCTTTTCACAAGACAGGCTTCGGACTCTAT CATAGGAACGTTTCTTGCCTGCACGGTGCAGGGGAAAGCTTCTATGTGGTCCATCACGAAAGAAAATGCAGCTTCGGGCTCGGATGTTGGGCCATCAGCCACATGGGATGTGTGCAGTGGGGCCAATCTGCAATTTTGCTCAGTTGATCATGGCGAAAGCTATGCGATGTTTGGAGG GAAAGGTGTAGAAGTGAACTTGTGGGATATCACATCTTGTAGTAAGATATGGTCTGCTAAATCT CCCCGAGCAAATAGTCTTGGTATATTCACTCGACCTTGGTTCACTGCTGGGACCTTCTTGTGCAAGGATGATCATCGTAAAGTTGTAGCCTGCACTAATGATCATCAG GTCCGCTTGTATGATACTGCATTGCAAAGAAGACCTGCCATCTCTGTTGATTTTAGGGAGTCACCAATCAAGGCAGTTGCTGCTGATCCGAATGGCCATGATGTCTATATTGGCACAGGAACAGGGGATCTTGCTTCCTTTGACATGAGAACAG GGAAATTGCTGGGATGCTATATTGGCAAATGCAGTGGAAGTATTAGATCTATTGTTAGGCATCCAGAGCTACCTTTGATAGCATCTTGTG GACTGGATAGCTACTTACGTATCTGGGACACAAACACAAGACAGCTGCTATCCGCT GTCTTTCTGAAGCAGCATCTTTCAACTGTGGTCCTTGATTCACATTTTTCTGTTGAAG AGCCTGGAGAGACGAAATCCAAGCAACTGGAGTCTTCAGTGGAGGCTGAGGCTGAAgtccgaaaagaaaagaagaaaaagagtaaGACAACAGAGGATGAGACTGAGGCTCAAgtccgaaaagaaaagaagaaaaagaagagtaaaaCAATTGAAGAGGACGAAGAACAAGTTGGAGTGGTCGACCATAGCGATATTAATGGTGAAATATATgccagaaaagaaaagaagaaaaagaagagtagaacTATTGAAGGGGACGAGGAGCAAGACAGCGACGGTGAAATGTGCAGTCCCAAGAGAAGAAAATCTGGAGAAAGAAGCAAATgcctgaagaagaagagcaagagaCAGCTGGTCGTctag
- the LOC136552406 gene encoding probable protein phosphatase 2C 62 — MAGKEILHKVKDKVKDAFSSSGPETGKGKTKLSGKRVKHGYHLVKGKSNHPMEDYLVAEYRQVGEHDLGLFAIFDGHLGHTVPDFLRSHLFNNILSEPEFLSDPETAIRNAYQLTDQKILENAAELGRGGSTAVTAILIGTDKSVKLVVANVGDSRAVISKNGVAEQLSVDHEPNMERQTIEQKGGFVSNLPGDVPRVDGQLAVARAFGDRSLKKHLSSEPYVVEETIDENTDFLILASDGLWKVMSNQEAVDEIKDCKDAQAAAKHLTEQAVNRKSKDDISVIVVKFLC, encoded by the exons ATGGCTGGCAAGGAAATCCTTCACAAGGTGAAGGACAAG GTGAAAGATGCGTTTAGTTCGTCAGGACCAGAAACAGGGAAAGGCAAGACAAAGTTATCAGGCAAGCGTGTCAAGCATGGTTACCATCTGGTGAAGGGAAAATCTAATCATCCAATGGAGGACTATCTAGTAGCAGAGTACCGGCAAGTTGGTGAACATGATTTGGGTTTGTTTGCGATATTCGATGGTCACCTGGGCCACACTGTTCCAGACTTTTTGCGCTCCCATCTTTTTAATAACATCTTGAGTGAG CCAGAATTCTTGAGTGATCCAGAAACTGCTATCCGAAATGCATACCAACTTACGGATCAGAAAATATTGGAAAACGCAGCAGAGTTGGGAAGAGGTGGCTCCACAGCTGTTACTGCCATCTTAATAGGCACTGACAAGTCCGTGAAACTAGTAGTTGCAAATGTTGGGGATTCACGGGCAGTTATTAGCAAGAATGGTGTGGCGGAGCAGCTTTCAGTTGACCATGAACCAAACATGGAGCGACAAACGATTGAGCAAAAGGGTGGCTTTGTATCAAACCTACCGG GTGACGTGCCACGCGTTGATGGGCAGTTGGCGGTTGCAAGGGCATTTGGAGACCGGAGCTTGAAGAAGCACCTCAGCTCTGAACCATATGTGGTTGAGGAAACTATCGATGAAAATACTGATTTTTTAATTCTAGCAAGTGATGGCTTATGGAAG GTGATGTCCAACCAGGAGGCGGTCGACGAGATCAAGGATTGCAAGGACGCACAGGCAGCTGCCAAGCACCTGACGGAGCAGGCCGTGAACCGGAAGAGCAAGGACGACATTTCTGTTATCGTCGTCAAGTTTCTGTGCTAG